The proteins below are encoded in one region of Tiliqua scincoides isolate rTilSci1 chromosome 7, rTilSci1.hap2, whole genome shotgun sequence:
- the ETFRF1 gene encoding electron transfer flavoprotein regulatory factor 1 — translation MANPLRYEVLNLYKNLLYLGKEYPKGADYFRARLKAAFLKNKDVKDPEKIKQLIARGEFVIKELEALYFLRKYRALKQRYYEDDK, via the exons ATGGCCAATCCTTTAAGATACGAAGTGTTGAATCTTTACAAGAAT CTGCTGTACCTCGGAAAAGAATATCCCAAGGGGGCAGATTACTTTCGAGCCCGACTGAAGGCAGCGTTCTTAAAAAACAAGGATGTGAAGGATCCTGAAAAGATTAAACAACTCATCGCTAGAGGAGAGTTTGTGATTAAAGAGTTGGAGGCTTTGTACTTCCTCAGAAAGTACCGAGCTCTGAAGCAGCGGTACTATGAAGACGATAAGTGA